From one Rosa rugosa chromosome 4, drRosRugo1.1, whole genome shotgun sequence genomic stretch:
- the LOC133706612 gene encoding uncharacterized protein LOC133706612 has protein sequence MLGISNICKGYKSFLLKWNAQNKHSRSISESDDTTKEKDGNDFIISYPSTPIGGLNHTHSIDDSLLMRRTLSRNKSSRRCKTPTPRSFSRSMSRSTTPNSFSSISSRRNPSETDILASITRNLSREAEIAASISRNISRNMSSNKSRNLSRNASSRHPSESELPSPSPASPPPASPTPASPSPAASPSTARSPHTSKTTGTSETDPTTPLSRTPSRRSTTPIVFSQTTARRKPPPVEKKLEFTLEELCHGCVKKIQVTRDVINNAGIIVKEEEILKINVQPGWRKGTKITFEGKGDEKPGYLPADIIFLIDEKRHPLFKRAGRDDLEIAVEIPLADALGGCSFPAPLLGGETISLSFDEIIPHGYEKVIEGQGMPKLKEPTKRGDLRITCLVNFPKKLSDEQRAEAVSILQDCSYQ, from the exons ATGCTCGGAATATCGAATATTTGCAAGGGATACAAATCCTTTTTATTGAAATGGAACGCCCAAAACAAGCATTCTCGTTCGATTTCAGAAAGTGATGACACGACCAAG GAGAAAGATGGGAATGATTTTATAATTAGTTATCCATCAACACCAATAGGTGGTTTGAATCATACGCACAGCATTGATGATAGCTTACTCATGCGTCGAACTCTTTCGAGGAATAAAAGTAGCAGAAGATGCAAGACCCCTACGCCAAGGTCCTTCTCAAGAAGTATGAGCCGGAGCACCACCCCGAATTCATTTTCGAGCATTTCAAGTCGTAGGAACCCCTCCGAGACCGATATCCTTGCCTCTATAACAAGAAATCTGAGTCGGGAGGCCGAAATTGCTGCCTCTATATCAAGGAATATAAGTAGGAATATGAGCAGCAATAAAAGCCGCAATTTGAGCAGGAATGCGAGCAGCAGACACCCGTCTGAATCGGAATTACCCTCTCCATCACCTGCATCTCCACCGCCCGCCTCTCCAACACCGGCCTCACCTTCACCTGCCGCCTCTCCATCTACCGCTCGATCGCCTCATACCAGTAAAACAACAGGCACATCTGAAACGGACCCTACCACACCTCTATCAAGGACTCCGAGCAGGAGGAGCACCACCCCCATTGTGTTCTCTCAGACAACTGCTAGAAGGAAACCTCCCCCGGTTGAGAAGAAGCTTGAATTCACACTCGAGGAGTTGTGTCATGGATGCGTGAAGAAGATCCAGGTTACTAGAGATGTCATAAACAATGCCGG GATTATtgtgaaagaagaggaaatacTGAAAATAAACGTGCAGCCAGGTTGGAGGAAAGGAACCAAGATCACATTCGAAGGGAAAGGGGATGAGAAACCAGGGTACCTTCCAGCCGATATCATCTTCTTGATAGATGAAAAGAGGCATCCTTTGTTCAAAAGAGCAGGCCGGGACGATTTGGAAATCGCTGTTGAGATTCCACTGGCGGATGCATTGGGAGGCTGCTCGTTTCCAGCTCCTTTGTTAGGAGGTGAAACAATTAGTCTGTCATTCGACGAAATTATACCTCATGGTTATGAAAAGGTCATCGAAGGACAAGGAATGCCAAAGCTTAAAGAACCAACAAAGAGAGGTGACCTCCGCATTACTTGTCTCGTTAATTTTCCGAAAAAATTGAGCGACGAGCAACGAGCAGAAGCTGTTTCAATTTTACAAGATTGTTCTTATCAGTAA